In Gigantopelta aegis isolate Gae_Host chromosome 6, Gae_host_genome, whole genome shotgun sequence, the following are encoded in one genomic region:
- the LOC121375975 gene encoding GTP-binding protein 8-like: protein MYLVCSKSVPVFTCKTQALITCRKCLFRLSHTSYGPRTASSVFQNEVVGLHLNLCHCRMIHSFQKNRHFHTSSSYYKRQTLYQNPLMKLQPYLEIPILPKNNQVFSPSASEMENASELFKSRPRDKHEIKFIKSVVNLENLPEHDLPEVAFLGRSNVGKSSLIRALLCDVPGLEVKVSKRPGHTRALNMFQVGKAFCLVDMPGYGYNMPHHFHQSVEKYLQSRKKLCRSFVLIDSEIGITKTDTIGLKMMEDFRIPYVLVLTKIDKVGHHILLKNVLAAMKVRDESHDLCCFPQPFLASSVTGEGLLLLQSFIAYVTGNLLVEGL, encoded by the exons ATGTATCTAGTGTGTTCAAAATCTGTGCCTGTATTTACATGCAAAACACAGGCACTGATTACTTGTAGAAAATGCTTATTCAGACTGAGCCATACATCTTATGGTCCGAGGACTGCATCCTCAGTGTTTCAGAATGAAGTAGTTGGCTTGCATTTAAATTTGTGTCACTGTCGAATGATCCACAGTTTCCAAAAGAACAGACATTTTCACACGTCTTCCAGTTATTATAAAAGGCAGACTTTATATCAAAATCCATTAATGAAGTTGCAGCCATATTTGGAAATTCCTATTCTGCCAAAGAATAACCAGGTGTTTAGCCCATCAGCGAGTGAAATGGAAAATGCCAGCGAGCTGTTTAAGAGTCGGCCCAGGGACAAGCATGAGATAAAGTTTATCAAGTCGGTAGTAAACTTGGAGAATTTACCAGAACACGACTTGCCAGAG GTTGCCTTTCTTGGTAGAAGCAATGTTGGGAAGTCCAGTCTGATTCGAGCCTTGTTGTGTGATGTGCCTGGTCTTGAAGTAAAAGTCTCCAAGCGTCCG GGCCACACTAGAGCTCTCAATATGTTCCAAGTGGGGAAGGCCTTTTGTTTGGTGGACATGCCTGGTTACGGGTACAACATGCCGCATCACTTCCACCAGAGTGTGGAGAAATACCTGCAGAGTCGAAAAAA ATTGTGCCGATCTTTTGTCTTGATAGATAGTGAAATAGGAATTACTAAAACAGACACAATTGGACTTAAAATGATGGAAGATTTTAGAATACCGTATGTT CTAGTGTTAACAAAAATCGACAAAGTGGGTCATCACATCTTGTTGAAGAATGTCCTGGCTGCAATGAAAGTGAGAGATGAGAGCCATGATCTTTGCTGTTTCCCGCAGCCATTCCTCGCCAG TTCAGTAACAGGAGAGGGCTTGCTGTTGCTGCAGTCTTTTATTGCATATGTCACTGGAAACTTGCTTGTTGAGGGATTATGA